CCAGCACCCGTTTGGCGTCCACTAGCCAGTTCTTCATGACGTACAAGTGCGGGGACTCGGGTAAAGCATAGCGAACAGAGCAGCGAGTAAACCAAGTACATACCAGCCGCGCACACGTACACTAGGATTTAGCCACCTGGAATGCACTTGATGAAAATCGGTTCTTCCAGAGGTCGgttatcctaaaaaaaaatattataataatttaaaatcatttttttttttcagaaaaaacgaACTTGGCCATCCGATAAATTTGATGGTGTCCACTTCAATCGATCTGGATCAATATGAACTTGttttgattcattttttttctgtatgtgACGATCTACAACATTCCAATCTATGCATATGGTTATTTCCTTATAGATTTCCACAACCATGTGTAGAGATTGGAAAGTGTCAATGATATCTTGTCTCATTAAtcctaaattaaaattgttattaatgttatgaTTATCTCACAAAGTACTgattaaaaagtttcaaattaaatgcttttaaattacCAGTTTCACTGCTAACATCATTGATGTATATTTTGTCAACGTCTCTGTGTTTATGTAAATATTCCAGAATCACACCTTTCCAGTACGCATCGTATGTAATTTTACCCAAGCCGGAAAGTGGTGTTTCTGGAGTTCCCGGCTGTCTTTCAATTCTAGATAGAAGATAACCTGAAATGATAAACTAGACGTGATATATGCTAAAACGCTTAGGTCCATATAGTTTTCACTTACTGAATTCTATGAGAATTCGTCCATAACCTTGTCTTCGGTACTGTGGCATGATAACGATACAAGCTACATTAAAATTTTCTTCATTTTCctttagttttgaaaaataaccaACCAAATGACAGcccttaacattttaattgaagattattacgatataatatagtaaacaactataaaacaatacaaaataaattatcgtgAAGACTTCtactaatacattttgattattggaattgtatttaaatttaaagttatattacaaTGGGTGGACTTATAATTGGGCGCATACACATgtcacacacacaaacacacatacacataataatatatataacggaTTAAAAGCgttagttattttgttagtGACGCCGAATGATTCTTTTACACATTTAGTCACATGAGTCAATCGGTGAGCAGAGCCTCCCAATAGAAGTTTTCActtcgaaaatacaaaataaaatgtattattatactgccCTCCTAAGCCAAAAGGCAGTATACTGCCTTATAAGtgacaaaatttgaaataataggtacttacaaaacCGTCGTTTTTCGTCACAATGTAAAATAAGAACGGTTCAACGCCATAGTCCAGAGtctttaggttcaaaaataatttggcCAATCGACATAGTGTTTGGCAATATGTTTTGTCTACTTTTCCATCaatctgtttaaaaaaatatataaaaaactttatagtattttatctcTTATGAtttgtttcataaaattaatttacttcaaAAACGCTTAAATCTCCACTTTGGTAAATTTCTGTACCCGGTGGTGTTCTCCAATTACAGTGTCGCATATGTCTGTCCAAAATCGATTGACATTTAgtgtattttaaacaaaattcacaaaatattaatctcGCAGCATCTTCCTCTTGTGGGAATGGACATGNNNNNNNNNNNNNNNNNNNNNNNNNNNNNNNNNNNNNNNNNNNNNNNNNNCAGGAGCGTTCAAAAAGTACACGAGCAATATACAAGCGATACGTACCGGACTCAGACTTCGATAAGAGTAGGTACTACTTAACTATTCCTGTCGGTTTGTAACCATTCTATATCGATACATATCGaattttcttcttgaaaatcttcGACACAGCAGGAACAGGGTCGGCGATATGTCTGAGTAAGGTAAAAGTTTTGAACAgctacaacaaaaaaaacgttGGGTCGGCGTAAAGTTCGAGCTGCCAAATAGTCGTGGTTCGTATAAAGAATTAAGAAAGCACGTACTTcgttaatttattgatattacactattacactattacagaaTCGCAATTTCGAATTTCTATAGATAACGTGAAATTCGATAAGCGCACATTAACGACTTATGTCGATACCAAATTAACTATTCGCTGTCACGATTAAAGCATACACCTATTATAATGGGCATAGAGTATAGTGCAGTTGTAGACACTGCTGCGGTATGGTcacagaatatatatatatatatattatggtcgaacggtattatctaattttatctaattatgAAAGAGTTTCGTGTGACTGTGTGAGAGAGATCGTTAGTGGATACAGCGGCGACAGACAGACTACAGAGACCGTCACGCGAAACGAGTTGCCTAATTGCCAATAATTGGCGATACGTCCGGTCAAATACTATACCTAGATCTATAGTATTTGGTCCGGTACTCCGGTGtcgtacttaattaataattttgtggaGTGATGGAAAATACGTTTTTATCGCACGCATGATGAGTTACTGGTGACGACAGAAAACCATGTATATATCTATGCAGAAAACATATTTCATTTGCCTTTGGACGCTCAGCGAGTaactatatgtttttaattgctCATTACATGTTATAGGTaaagatacttttaatttttatactggCCCTGTCTCTcgtgttttttagttttttttttcactatgtGCATAACCTGCGTGAgtgaaattatttctattaaaacaatttttaataatctattatattattttattatatttagttctaTCAAGATTTTCTAGGAAGAAATTTGAGTTCAAGAGCGTTCAAGAAGTTATATGTGCAATATACAAGTGATACGTATCGGACTCAGACTTCGATACGAGCCGGTACGTAACTATTCCATACCAATAAGTATCAAATTCTTCTTCTTAAAAATCTTCAttcttaatcaatatttaaacagcACTTCGTaaaatgtagtacctataagACGTGTTTATGATACCGGAAAGTCTTACTCGGTACGTGTGCATTTGAATGTAAATCTTATTCCGTTACGTTACGTGTGTTCTCTCCGTCTTGACAACACTTAACTTGTGGTTAGAAATGGAAGTAAATCATACAAACGGCAATATAAAAGGTGGGCGCCTAGAAAAATACTGTAATGCAACCGAGCATAATGGGCTCTTATCACTATTCACACGAAAAAATTAGTCACCTAGCTTTGGTCACCCATAATACTGTGatggctataaatattattattataggaagtTGGTGactatattgtttatttctgACGACgaatataattagtttatttatattgcaatattttgACAGTGAAATTGTGAATTGTTTTAACAATTGTATCCAGTAACTTTTTTAAGTTTGGTTTTTTAGTAAAGTGAATCTATAGTTAGTACTTTGTgggatcaaaaataaaaaaaaatccaatagatttaaaaagtgtttagtaaaaaaaacaacaaattaaggtaaaactgagatttttactcaaaaccaattgcatttttacgaatttatttttggcgtaactaaaaaaaataaccttataGGTATTGTCGTATAGATGAGCTTTTCACTGAATAGTTATACCAGCCATTTCTATGCTCCATAATATTTTTGGCCTTCgttaaaaaatagtttcattTCGATTGTGGttcaaaaataagtaggtaggtacttacacctttttaataatttacatggaCCGCGTAATGGTCTCTAGCGATTAGCGAAGGTACAATCGTCAAATCCGTAAGATCTGGTTGTGGTGTAAAATCTTCTTCGCCAGCACGACGACGTTAGGGAAGTTAGATCAGTTTGAAGAGTATAGTATGTTGAGTATAGTTAAGAGTTTGAccacttatttataaaaaggaCGTGAAATAAAACAGAAACGATAAAGtcttatattgtaatgttaaGAAAAAAACCATCTGCTTATATCATACTAATAAAACTAGTAAATCCAGTACCTATGCTCAATATTGCTGactattaagatttaagatcTTTCACCgcttattataatgacaaaatgTTACACTCAACAGCCGACTGTTCGGCACTATTACATCCAGAATAAAATTcatgtagtatattttataaccaagtACAAAACTTATctatcatgtataaaaaaatacgtacttaccaatattaaaaaaaaatatcacacatATTGATAttcagttaatttttaaatgtaggtaataacaCAACTGCAGTtctcgatttttatgtatcacaTTAATgacataaagttaaatatttttacatactcaACAAGAACGGTGAAAAAAtgagtaaata
The window above is part of the Acyrthosiphon pisum isolate AL4f unplaced genomic scaffold, pea_aphid_22Mar2018_4r6ur Scaffold_23;HRSCAF=155, whole genome shotgun sequence genome. Proteins encoded here:
- the LOC103309894 gene encoding histone acetyltransferase KAT7-like, whose protein sequence is MRHCNWRTPPGTEIYQSGDLSVFEIDGKVDKTYCQTLCRLAKLFLNLKTLDYGVEPFLFYIVTKNDGFGCHLVGYFSKLKENEENFNVACIVIMPQYRRQGYGRILIEFSYLLSRIERQPGTPETPLSGLGKITYDAYWKGVILEYLHKHRDVDKIYINDVSSETGLMRQDIIDTFQSLHMVVEIYKEITICIDWNVVDRHIQKKNESKQVHIDPDRLKWTPSNLSDGQDNRPLEEPIFIKCIPGG